A single genomic interval of Lacrimispora sphenoides JCM 1415 harbors:
- a CDS encoding NifB/NifX family molybdenum-iron cluster-binding protein translates to MKYKIAVASTDGKVINQHFGRAEVFYIVEADSGGMTFTYEESRKTVPVCRGQEHDESQLKAVAAMLEDCDYILVSRIGSGARAALDQNNIEAFELPGYIEDSIRKLLAYIEVQKSLCGL, encoded by the coding sequence GTGAAATATAAGATTGCAGTGGCATCAACCGATGGAAAGGTGATCAATCAGCATTTCGGAAGAGCCGAGGTCTTTTACATTGTGGAGGCAGACAGCGGGGGTATGACATTCACATATGAGGAAAGCCGGAAAACGGTTCCCGTATGCAGGGGACAGGAGCATGATGAATCACAGTTAAAAGCTGTGGCAGCTATGCTTGAGGATTGTGATTATATTCTGGTCAGCCGGATTGGATCCGGTGCAAGGGCTGCACTGGATCAAAACAACATAGAGGCCTTTGAACTGCCGGGATATATTGAAGATTCCATCCGGAAACTTCTAGCTTATATTGAGGTACAGAAAAGCTTATGCGGGCTATAG
- a CDS encoding radical SAM protein → MANTYQNLQKSHPCFGGNKNNVGRIHLPVSPGCNISCKFCDRRINDEEERPGVTSKVLTPTQALEVLDKALTLCPEITVAGIAGPGDTLATDYALETFRLVKEHHPELIKCMSTNGLLLYERADEIIEIGVESVTVTVNAVDPEIEAKLNRWILYHGRIYEGVQAAEILIENQLKGIKKIADAGITVKVNTVLVPNINGAHIEDIAKAVKEAGACIYNIIPLIPQSELSHETAPVCQEIDEARTLAGKHIDVFRHCKHCRADAVGMLGGKDFGDMIYQRRIAGSDTFSHG, encoded by the coding sequence ATGGCAAATACATATCAAAACCTGCAAAAGTCACACCCATGCTTTGGAGGTAATAAAAACAACGTGGGCCGGATCCACCTTCCGGTGAGCCCCGGCTGCAATATTTCCTGTAAGTTTTGCGACAGAAGGATCAATGATGAGGAGGAAAGGCCGGGAGTAACCTCTAAGGTGCTCACTCCTACACAGGCGCTGGAGGTTCTTGACAAGGCTCTTACCCTTTGCCCGGAGATTACAGTTGCAGGCATTGCCGGGCCGGGCGATACCCTGGCTACGGATTATGCACTGGAAACCTTCCGTCTGGTAAAGGAACACCATCCGGAACTGATCAAATGTATGAGCACCAACGGCCTTCTGCTCTATGAACGGGCGGATGAGATCATTGAAATCGGAGTGGAATCCGTGACCGTTACGGTAAATGCGGTGGATCCCGAAATAGAAGCAAAGCTGAACCGGTGGATCCTGTATCATGGGCGTATTTATGAGGGAGTCCAGGCTGCTGAAATCCTGATAGAAAACCAGTTAAAGGGCATCAAAAAGATAGCGGATGCAGGGATCACGGTAAAGGTGAACACCGTCCTGGTACCAAACATAAACGGGGCGCACATTGAGGATATTGCAAAGGCTGTAAAAGAGGCAGGAGCATGCATCTACAACATTATCCCTCTGATCCCTCAATCGGAACTTTCCCATGAAACGGCCCCCGTATGCCAGGAGATCGACGAGGCCAGAACTTTGGCAGGAAAGCATATTGATGTTTTCCGCCATTGTAAACATTGCCGTGCCGATGCAGTGGGCATGCTCGGGGGAAAGGATTTTGGAGATATGATATACCAGAGAAGGATCGCAGGAAGCGATACCTTTTCCCACGGATGA
- a CDS encoding YezD family protein — protein sequence MIPISYSNASDQEKEYIRLIHEMASHVKYGSITITIQDGKIVQIEKIEKIRIKD from the coding sequence GTGATTCCGATATCCTATTCAAATGCTTCTGATCAAGAAAAAGAATACATCAGGCTGATCCATGAAATGGCCAGCCATGTAAAGTATGGTTCCATCACCATCACCATTCAGGATGGAAAGATCGTACAGATCGAAAAAATAGAAAAAATAAGAATAAAGGACTGA
- a CDS encoding SulP family inorganic anion transporter has product MKDIIPQFFLSMKHYTREQFAKDVISGIIVAIIALPLSIALALASGVTPEQGLYTAIVAGFVISFLGGSKVQIAGPTAAFASIVAGIVLKNGLDGLAAATVMAGILLVIMGFLRLGSLIRFIPYTITTGFTAGIAVTIFIGQIKDFLGLTFEKAPVETMEKLEQVVRTIGTFNPMALAVGMIALAILIIWPRYFKKVPPSLIAVILTAVLVKVLDLPVHTIGDLYTISPSLPALHIPRLSFAMMGKVMPDAVTIAVLAAIESLLSCVVADGMIGSRHNSNMELIAQGVGNTFSALFGGIPATGAIARTAANVKNGGRTPVAGMVHAVLLLLILIFLMPYAALIPMPAIAAILFMVAYNMSEWREFVSIVKTSPKSDWSVLLVSFVLTVVFDLVMAIGVGLVIASLLFMKRMADVAEVNGWKYLEDEEDHDGDRIDLKPVPGHVAVFEINGPMFFGAADKISKVVLEDGKRVLILRMRSVPAMDTTALKSLKKLYNNLKRKNVTLVLSHVNEQPMSMMERAGFVEDMGRENIAGCIDDALMRASVL; this is encoded by the coding sequence ATGAAGGATATTATCCCACAGTTTTTTTTATCAATGAAGCATTACACAAGGGAGCAGTTCGCAAAGGATGTCATTTCAGGGATCATCGTGGCGATCATTGCTCTGCCCCTTTCCATCGCCCTTGCCCTGGCTTCCGGTGTGACGCCGGAGCAAGGGCTTTATACAGCCATTGTTGCGGGCTTTGTGATCTCTTTTTTAGGCGGCAGCAAGGTGCAGATCGCAGGGCCTACGGCAGCATTTGCATCCATTGTAGCTGGAATCGTCTTAAAAAACGGGCTTGACGGCCTGGCTGCGGCAACCGTCATGGCCGGGATTCTCCTTGTGATCATGGGGTTTTTACGGCTGGGAAGCCTGATACGTTTTATTCCGTATACCATTACAACCGGGTTCACCGCTGGCATTGCGGTGACCATTTTTATCGGTCAGATAAAGGATTTCCTTGGTCTTACCTTTGAAAAGGCACCGGTGGAGACTATGGAAAAGCTGGAGCAGGTGGTACGCACCATCGGAACCTTTAATCCAATGGCGCTGGCGGTAGGAATGATTGCCCTTGCCATACTTATCATCTGGCCGAGATATTTTAAAAAGGTCCCCCCATCCTTGATTGCAGTTATTCTGACTGCTGTTTTGGTAAAAGTACTGGATCTTCCGGTACATACGATTGGGGATCTGTATACCATCTCCCCCAGCCTTCCGGCTCTTCATATTCCCAGGCTGTCCTTTGCCATGATGGGAAAGGTCATGCCCGATGCAGTGACCATTGCGGTATTAGCTGCCATTGAATCATTGCTGTCCTGCGTTGTAGCTGACGGCATGATAGGCAGCAGGCACAATTCCAACATGGAGCTGATCGCCCAGGGTGTTGGAAATACCTTCTCCGCCCTGTTTGGAGGAATCCCTGCGACTGGCGCCATTGCACGGACAGCAGCCAACGTTAAAAACGGGGGAAGGACTCCTGTGGCCGGAATGGTTCACGCGGTTCTTCTGCTGTTGATCCTCATATTCCTCATGCCCTATGCAGCCCTTATCCCTATGCCGGCCATTGCAGCGATTCTGTTTATGGTTGCTTACAATATGAGCGAGTGGAGAGAGTTTGTTTCCATTGTAAAAACCTCCCCCAAAAGCGATTGGTCGGTGCTTTTGGTATCCTTTGTCCTGACTGTGGTATTTGATCTGGTTATGGCCATAGGCGTTGGTCTGGTCATCGCATCTTTGCTGTTCATGAAGCGGATGGCAGATGTGGCCGAGGTAAATGGCTGGAAGTATCTGGAGGATGAAGAGGATCATGATGGAGACCGAATTGACTTAAAGCCGGTTCCAGGGCATGTAGCCGTTTTTGAAATCAATGGCCCGATGTTCTTTGGGGCCGCCGATAAGATATCAAAGGTGGTCTTAGAAGATGGTAAGAGAGTGCTGATCCTTCGCATGCGGAGCGTTCCGGCCATGGATACAACTGCATTAAAAAGTTTAAAAAAGCTTTACAATAACTTAAAAAGAAAGAATGTCACACTGGTATTATCCCATGTAAACGAGCAGCCTATGTCAATGATGGAACGGGCGGGATTTGTAGAAGATATGGGAAGAGAGAATATTGCGGGATGTATTGATGATGCTTTAATGCGTGCCTCTGTTTTATAA
- a CDS encoding Crp/Fnr family transcriptional regulator: MVLGEYLPFWNKLTEKQRMLLKEKAREAKFEKGMLVHGGADGCSGLLLVTAGQLRVFMLSDEGRELTLYRLLERDICLFSGPCMVKNIQFDVTVEAEQDSVVSVIPPEVYKTLMEQSAVVSNFTNELMASRFSDVMWLMDQVLNKKMDGRLAAFLLEEGRLNGSSELSITHEQIAHHLGTAREVVTRLLRLFQADHLVKLTRGNVELLSEEGLELLAANSLR; the protein is encoded by the coding sequence ATGGTGTTGGGAGAATACCTTCCTTTCTGGAATAAGCTGACAGAGAAACAGAGAATGCTCTTAAAAGAAAAGGCCAGGGAAGCAAAGTTTGAAAAGGGTATGCTGGTCCATGGCGGCGCTGACGGCTGCAGCGGGCTTTTGCTTGTGACCGCAGGGCAGCTAAGGGTTTTCATGTTATCGGATGAGGGACGGGAGCTGACGCTTTACCGTCTGCTTGAGCGTGATATCTGCCTTTTCTCCGGTCCCTGTATGGTTAAAAACATTCAATTCGATGTAACGGTGGAAGCGGAGCAGGATTCCGTGGTCTCTGTGATCCCGCCGGAGGTTTATAAGACGCTGATGGAGCAGTCGGCTGTTGTCTCCAATTTTACCAATGAGCTGATGGCTTCCCGTTTTTCCGATGTCATGTGGCTGATGGATCAGGTCTTAAATAAGAAAATGGATGGCCGCCTTGCCGCCTTTCTTTTAGAAGAGGGAAGGCTTAACGGTTCCAGTGAGCTTTCCATTACCCATGAGCAGATTGCCCATCACCTGGGAACTGCAAGAGAAGTGGTCACCCGGCTCTTACGGCTGTTCCAGGCAGATCATCTCGTAAAGCTCACCAGGGGAAACGTGGAGCTGCTAAGTGAAGAGGGTCTGGAGCTGCTTGCTGCAAACAGCCTGCGGTAG
- a CDS encoding restriction endonuclease FokI C-terminal domain-containing protein, with protein sequence MADRTFGWVQEAYTLDNLKNVVSAFVPDSKINRILRMDKIPRLISEKDGRDEFIRELSGEEITIPYTHLKGKGTPVGYTRSNAPCSGIIQAVLPGQRKEYQSDWPADSFLRWAVSIGFLHYSRNDDVCSLSPLGRQYAEAAAGSEEEAGALKTALLSYPPVCRVLSLLGEEGHLTKFEIGARLGFIGEAGFTSIPQYMILQGLAEAETREERTKLLQDTEGTSDKYVRTICSWLFQMGWINKVPKEVTVSIGGLTCTGTIPQSYQLTLKGRTILKHVTGVSRFSRIPKRVMWDMLATKVADREYLRNRRTHIIKFLEGAYRSPLQIKEYLKGLDMEEAEETILDDLRSFENIGLHVKKTGNTYRIMEEITGLELPSKSHGPVPVKSEVSLCKDYLRSHLNHVDHKYLILLDLGFDGTSDRDYEIQTAQLLTGELNFKGARLGDTRKPDVCVYYGEDGLIIDNKAYGKGYSLPIKQADEMYRYIEENKERNEKLNPNKWWEIFDNDVIHYHFAFVSGAFTGGFRERLENIRMRSGIYGAAVNSMNLLLMAEELKSGRLGYKECFKLFDCNDEIVLQRS encoded by the coding sequence GTGGCAGATCGGACATTTGGCTGGGTACAGGAGGCCTATACCCTGGATAACTTAAAAAATGTGGTATCCGCGTTCGTGCCGGATTCAAAGATCAACAGGATCCTGCGCATGGACAAAATACCCAGGCTCATATCGGAAAAAGACGGGAGAGATGAGTTTATACGGGAATTAAGCGGCGAGGAGATTACCATTCCTTATACCCATTTAAAAGGAAAGGGGACACCTGTTGGTTATACAAGGAGCAATGCCCCCTGTTCCGGGATCATCCAGGCAGTTCTGCCAGGGCAGCGGAAGGAATACCAAAGCGACTGGCCTGCAGATTCCTTTCTAAGATGGGCGGTAAGCATTGGTTTTCTCCATTACAGCCGGAACGATGATGTCTGTTCCCTGTCCCCTCTGGGACGCCAATATGCGGAGGCAGCCGCAGGAAGCGAGGAAGAAGCCGGCGCATTAAAGACCGCACTGCTTTCCTATCCGCCCGTATGCCGGGTGCTGTCCCTGTTAGGAGAAGAAGGACATCTGACAAAGTTTGAGATAGGAGCAAGACTTGGCTTCATCGGGGAGGCAGGCTTTACCTCCATTCCCCAGTACATGATCCTGCAGGGACTGGCGGAAGCAGAAACCAGGGAAGAGAGGACAAAGCTTCTTCAGGATACGGAAGGAACCAGCGATAAATACGTCCGGACTATTTGCAGCTGGCTTTTTCAGATGGGTTGGATCAATAAGGTGCCAAAAGAGGTAACCGTTTCCATTGGAGGCCTTACCTGCACCGGAACCATTCCACAGTCTTATCAGCTGACGTTAAAGGGAAGGACCATATTAAAACATGTCACAGGGGTTTCAAGATTTTCCAGGATTCCCAAACGGGTGATGTGGGATATGCTGGCTACCAAGGTAGCTGACCGGGAATATTTACGCAACCGGAGGACCCATATCATAAAATTCCTGGAAGGAGCCTACCGCTCCCCTTTGCAGATAAAGGAGTATTTAAAAGGCTTGGATATGGAAGAGGCAGAGGAAACGATCCTCGATGACCTCCGAAGCTTTGAAAATATTGGGCTTCATGTAAAAAAGACAGGAAATACCTATCGGATCATGGAGGAGATAACCGGTCTTGAACTGCCTTCTAAGAGCCATGGGCCGGTACCGGTAAAATCAGAGGTGTCCCTGTGCAAGGATTATTTAAGATCCCATTTGAACCATGTGGACCATAAGTATCTGATTCTTTTGGATTTAGGATTTGACGGCACTTCTGACCGGGATTATGAGATACAGACTGCCCAGCTTCTGACGGGGGAACTTAACTTTAAGGGCGCCAGGCTTGGCGATACCAGAAAGCCGGATGTGTGCGTATATTATGGAGAAGATGGGCTGATCATTGATAATAAGGCTTATGGAAAGGGGTATTCCCTTCCGATCAAGCAGGCTGATGAGATGTACCGTTATATAGAGGAAAATAAGGAACGGAATGAGAAGCTTAATCCAAATAAGTGGTGGGAGATCTTTGACAACGATGTGATTCATTATCACTTTGCATTTGTTTCCGGGGCCTTTACCGGCGGATTTAGGGAAAGGCTTGAGAACATCCGGATGCGTTCCGGGATTTACGGAGCCGCAGTCAATTCCATGAATCTTCTTTTGATGGCGGAAGAACTAAAGTCCGGAAGACTGGGATACAAAGAATGTTTTAAACTTTTTGACTGCAACGATGAAATTGTGTTACAACGTTCTTAG
- a CDS encoding acyltransferase, whose amino-acid sequence MGKLQMTILAFTAISCCIHIRRQLQDRDYIKHLFLGSDAGKSRILYLDYVRLIAALFVILVHCLDVSTAGLTAGTKEWVAVQSLSSILLVCNTLFIMNSGALILRGQRDSLAVFYYKRFLQVALPFFCYYCIYILLSCQYFNSGFLSGVYKALKDMAAGPIGWAPHLWVIYVILSLYILAPFFSILLTHLNDSMLHGLAVLILLFRCLAVYLPAMGLPLNFELMISPWEGVFLLGYYFAQPVSMKYRKAWWGLGLAACLFTVLCTALRPDYKAILLAEGAPAMILLAASVFLMLRSLESRLPKPGIVMNFLIRHSYSILLVHWAVLYFVRERLHIGGLNFNMAGSTLISFLLVLVLSAAAAFLFDQTVVLCVQTLFKRLVHPLRSR is encoded by the coding sequence ATGGGAAAATTACAGATGACAATACTGGCTTTTACAGCAATTTCCTGCTGCATTCATATCAGGCGGCAGCTCCAGGACAGAGATTACATCAAGCATCTGTTTTTAGGAAGTGATGCCGGAAAAAGCAGGATTCTCTATCTGGATTATGTCCGTCTTATTGCTGCTCTTTTCGTTATTTTAGTCCACTGCCTGGATGTTTCCACAGCCGGACTTACCGCCGGGACCAAAGAATGGGTGGCGGTGCAGTCCCTTTCTTCCATTCTTCTGGTCTGTAACACGCTGTTTATCATGAACAGCGGCGCTTTGATCTTAAGGGGACAAAGAGACAGCCTGGCTGTTTTTTACTATAAAAGATTCCTTCAGGTGGCTCTTCCCTTTTTTTGTTACTACTGCATTTATATCCTGCTCTCCTGCCAGTATTTCAATTCCGGCTTCCTAAGCGGAGTTTATAAGGCTTTAAAGGATATGGCGGCAGGCCCTATTGGGTGGGCCCCCCATTTATGGGTGATCTATGTCATTTTGTCACTGTATATCCTGGCTCCATTTTTCAGCATCCTTTTAACGCATCTGAATGACTCCATGCTTCACGGACTGGCGGTTTTGATCCTTCTCTTCCGCTGTCTGGCGGTTTATCTGCCTGCCATGGGCCTTCCTTTAAACTTTGAGCTTATGATCAGCCCATGGGAAGGGGTATTTTTACTTGGCTATTACTTTGCGCAACCAGTTTCCATGAAATACAGGAAAGCCTGGTGGGGACTTGGCCTCGCAGCCTGCTTATTTACCGTCCTCTGTACTGCCCTGCGGCCTGATTACAAGGCCATCCTATTGGCAGAAGGCGCTCCTGCCATGATCCTCTTAGCAGCCTCGGTCTTTCTTATGCTCCGCTCTCTGGAAAGCCGGCTTCCAAAGCCTGGAATCGTGATGAACTTCTTGATCCGGCACAGCTATTCTATTCTTTTAGTACACTGGGCCGTGCTCTATTTTGTCAGGGAGCGGCTCCATATAGGCGGACTTAATTTCAATATGGCAGGCAGCACCCTGATTTCTTTTCTTCTGGTTCTGGTTCTGTCAGCCGCAGCGGCATTTCTCTTTGACCAGACCGTAGTTCTTTGTGTCCAGACCCTTTTTAAACGTCTGGTCCATCCATTAAGGAGCCGGTGA
- a CDS encoding DUF4317 domain-containing protein has protein sequence MNKKEANEIKKLFTPANCAISRICGCYVDAEKNKRTEIKEAFLSLPEEEAFKYFAIFRSGLSGTIGKNMVNMEFPLHTEAEDGTQNFLLKLRDSQLKDDALIEEFYDKVIASYDYGENFYIILIHCAYDIPARSSDGLEMDDASDFVYEFIQCSVCPVKLSKAGLCYNSESNVIENRSRDWIVEAPDTGFLFPSFNDRNTDIHSLLYYAKNPEQMPERLIDELLGCVIPMSAKSQKETFQALVEETLGDNCDFETVKNLHENLNEILEETKDEPAPFTLDKYQMKRLLENNGASQEKLEEFEQRYSENEETSVPPFIASNVVNTRSFEIKTTDVSIKVAPDKTYLVENRMIDGRPCIVIGISEHVEINGITVRPIAADRTMEPEE, from the coding sequence ATGAATAAGAAAGAAGCTAACGAAATAAAGAAACTTTTTACTCCTGCTAACTGTGCCATCAGCCGTATCTGTGGCTGTTATGTGGATGCGGAAAAGAACAAAAGAACGGAGATTAAGGAAGCATTTTTATCACTCCCGGAAGAAGAAGCGTTTAAATATTTTGCCATTTTTAGAAGCGGCCTGTCAGGGACGATTGGTAAGAACATGGTCAATATGGAATTTCCATTACATACGGAAGCTGAGGACGGAACCCAGAACTTTCTATTAAAGCTTCGGGACAGCCAGTTAAAGGATGATGCCCTGATCGAGGAATTTTATGATAAGGTGATCGCAAGCTACGATTACGGCGAGAATTTTTACATTATCCTCATTCATTGTGCCTACGATATTCCCGCAAGGTCCTCTGATGGACTTGAAATGGATGATGCTTCAGACTTTGTTTATGAATTCATCCAGTGCTCCGTTTGCCCGGTAAAACTGTCAAAAGCGGGCCTTTGTTACAATTCCGAGTCTAATGTAATCGAAAACCGCAGCAGGGACTGGATCGTGGAGGCTCCTGATACCGGCTTTTTATTCCCGTCCTTTAATGACCGGAATACGGATATTCACAGCCTTTTATACTATGCCAAAAACCCGGAGCAGATGCCGGAACGCTTAATTGATGAGCTGCTTGGCTGTGTGATACCTATGTCAGCCAAGAGCCAGAAAGAAACATTCCAGGCCCTTGTGGAGGAAACGCTGGGAGATAACTGCGATTTTGAAACAGTTAAGAACCTTCACGAAAATTTAAATGAGATTCTTGAAGAAACAAAGGATGAACCGGCTCCCTTTACCCTGGACAAGTATCAGATGAAAAGGCTGTTGGAAAACAACGGAGCCAGCCAGGAGAAGCTTGAGGAGTTTGAGCAGCGTTACAGCGAAAACGAAGAAACATCTGTGCCTCCCTTCATCGCTTCCAATGTAGTTAATACCAGAAGCTTTGAGATCAAGACAACGGATGTGAGTATCAAGGTAGCGCCTGATAAAACCTATCTTGTAGAAAACCGGATGATCGACGGCCGGCCATGCATTGTCATCGGCATCAGTGAGCATGTGGAAATCAACGGAATCACGGTAAGGCCCATAGCAGCAGATAGAACAATGGAGCCGGAAGAGTAA
- a CDS encoding desulfoferrodoxin family protein encodes MKFLKCNRCGNIVAVVEEKGGTITCCGENMHELVANTTDAATEKHVPVIEIDGQHVKVTVGSVEHPMLPEHFIGWIALETKQGNQRKILNPGDKPVAEFMLCDGDEVVSAYEYCNLHGLWKADK; translated from the coding sequence ATGAAGTTTTTAAAGTGTAACCGTTGCGGTAATATTGTAGCGGTTGTAGAGGAAAAGGGCGGTACCATTACATGCTGTGGAGAAAATATGCACGAATTGGTAGCCAATACAACAGATGCTGCAACTGAGAAGCACGTTCCGGTTATTGAGATTGACGGTCAGCATGTAAAAGTTACAGTTGGTTCCGTTGAACACCCAATGCTTCCTGAACATTTCATCGGTTGGATCGCATTAGAGACCAAGCAGGGCAATCAGAGAAAGATATTGAATCCAGGTGATAAACCCGTGGCTGAATTCATGCTTTGCGACGGAGATGAAGTAGTTTCCGCATACGAATACTGTAATCTTCACGGATTATGGAAAGCAGATAAATAA
- a CDS encoding response regulator transcription factor — MYKVIVVEDETMVRRGIILTINWAALDCVIAGEAANGEEGASLAKRLSPDIIVTDVKMPRMDGVEMITKLREEGCRAKFIILTAYGDFKYAQSALRLGVSDYLLKPLKDGDLEQAILHIRSQIEQGKEKEAGEVSAPVLLFNADKKSKNKYVAEAIRYIRMHYQENITISTVAEYLEISEGYLSRVLKKETDYTFTSYLTFYRMQVAMSLLKDCRVKVYEVADQVGYSDTAYFSAQFKKLLGVSPSEYQERCGK; from the coding sequence ATGTATAAAGTCATAGTTGTGGAAGATGAGACGATGGTCCGCCGGGGAATCATTTTGACCATTAACTGGGCGGCTCTGGACTGTGTCATAGCGGGTGAGGCCGCTAACGGGGAGGAAGGGGCCAGTCTGGCAAAACGGCTCTCCCCGGACATTATCGTAACAGATGTGAAGATGCCCCGCATGGACGGGGTGGAGATGATCACCAAGCTTCGGGAAGAAGGGTGCAGAGCGAAGTTCATTATCCTGACTGCTTACGGGGATTTTAAGTACGCCCAAAGTGCATTGCGGTTAGGGGTCAGTGATTACCTCTTAAAGCCCTTAAAGGATGGAGATTTAGAACAGGCCATCCTGCATATCCGGAGCCAAATCGAGCAGGGGAAGGAAAAGGAAGCAGGAGAGGTTTCAGCACCGGTCCTTCTTTTTAATGCGGACAAGAAGTCCAAGAACAAATATGTGGCTGAGGCCATCCGGTACATCCGGATGCATTATCAGGAGAACATCACCATTAGTACGGTGGCGGAATACTTAGAAATCAGCGAAGGATATTTGAGCCGGGTATTAAAAAAGGAAACGGATTATACATTTACCAGCTATCTTACATTTTACCGGATGCAGGTAGCCATGTCCCTGTTAAAGGACTGCCGGGTCAAGGTTTATGAGGTGGCGGATCAGGTGGGGTATTCGGACACTGCCTATTTCAGTGCACAGTTTAAGAAGCTTTTGGGAGTATCGCCTTCGGAATATCAGGAAAGATGCGGCAAATAA